A window of bacterium genomic DNA:
TCGAAGGAGAAGCGGTACGCCTTCCCCTTCGTCGTCGCGACCTCGGCCTGCTTCGCCGCGGGCGTCGTCTTCGGCTACTATATGCTGTTCCCGGCGATGCGGTTCTTCCGCTCCTTCGAGACCGAGACGCTGACCGCCGACTGGACGCTGGGGAGCTACGCGTCGCTTGCGCTGCGCCTCATGCTCGCGACGGGCCTCGTCTTCGAGGCGCCGGTGGTCATCTTCTTCCTGGCCCGCCTCCGCATCGTCTCGCCCAAATTATTGACGGCCAAATGGAAGTACGTAATCCTCTTCGTCTTCATCCTCGCCGCGGCGCTCACGCCCGGGCCCGACGTCTTCACACAGTCCATCCTCGC
This region includes:
- the tatC gene encoding twin-arginine translocase subunit TatC; the encoded protein is GAGKFQYIKPAEAFVVHLAVAFIAGLVVTSPFIFYQIWRFVAPGLLSKEKRYAFPFVVATSACFAAGVVFGYYMLFPAMRFFRSFETETLTADWTLGSYASLALRLMLATGLVFEAPVVIFFLARLRIVSPKLLTAKWKYVILFVFILAAALTPGPDVFTQSILAVPLLLLYVISIGVAWLAYPKREPEEDEEPPAEGEEEPREPSPYAG